The Salvelinus fontinalis isolate EN_2023a chromosome 9, ASM2944872v1, whole genome shotgun sequence genome has a window encoding:
- the ldha gene encoding L-lactate dehydrogenase A chain — MTTKEKLITHVLAGEPVGSRNKVTVVGVGMVGMASAVSVLLKDLCDELCLIDVMEEKLKGEVMDLQHGSLFCKTHKIVGNKDYSTTAHSKVVVVTAGARQQEGESRLNLVKRNVDIFKFIIPQIVKYSPNAILLVVSNPVDILTYVAWKLSGFPRHRVIGSGTNLDSGRFRHLMGEKLHLHPSSCHGWIIGEHGDSSVPVWSGVNVAGVSLKGLNPHMGTDADKEDWKHLHKMVVDGAYEVIKLKGYTSWAIGMSVADLVESILKNLHKVHPVSTLVKGMHGVKDEVFLSVPCVLGNSGLTDVIHMTLKPEEEKQLINSAETLWGVQKELTL; from the exons ATGACCACCAAGGAGAAGCTGATCACCCATGTCTTGGCTGGTGAGCCCGTTGGCTCCCGAAACAAGGTGACAGTGGTTGGCGTCGGCATGGTTGGCATGGCGTCCGCAGTCAGCGTCCTGCTCAAG GACCTGTGCGATGAGCTGTGCCTGATTGACGTGATGGAGGAAAAGCTGAAGGGTGAGGTCATGGACCTGCAGCATGGCAGCCTCTTCTGCAAGACCCACAAGATCGTGGGTAATAAGG ACTACAGTACAACCGCCCACTCCAAGGTGGTGGTGGTCACCGCCGGTGCTCGTCAGCAGGAGGGCGAGAGTCGTCTGAACCTGGTGAAGCGCAACGTTGACATCTTCAAGTTCATCATCCCCCAGATCGTCAAGTACAGCCCCAATGCTATCCTGCTGGTCGTCTCCAACCCCG TTGACATCCTGACCTACGTGGCCTGGAAGCTGAGCGGTTTCCCCCGTCACCGCGTCATCGGTTCCGGCACCAACCTGGACTCCGGTCGTTTCCGCCACCTTATGGGCGAGAAGCTGCACCTTCACCCCTCCAGTTGCCACGGCTGGATCATTGGAGAGCACGGAGACTCCAGTG TGCCCGTATGGAGTGGCGTGAACGTTGCTGGTGTTTCCCTGAAGGGCCTAAACCCACACATGGGCACAGACGCAGACAAGGAGGACTGGAAGCATCTCCACAAGATGGTGGTCGATGG TGCCTATGAGGTCATCAAGCTGAAGGGTTACACCTCCTGGGCTATCGGCATGTCTGTCGCTGACCTGGTTGAGAGTATCCTGAAGAACCTCCACAAAGTTCACCCCGTGTCCACCCTGGTCAAG gGGATGCACGGTGTGAAAGACGAGGTGTTCCTCAGTGTGCCATGCGTGCTGGGCAACAGTGGTCTGACCGACGTCATCCACATGACCCTGAAGCCCGAGGAAGAGAAGCAGCTGATCAACAGCGCCGAGACCCTGTGGGGCGTGCAGAAAGAGCTCACATTGTAA